A single Marinitoga aeolica DNA region contains:
- a CDS encoding TSUP family transporter: MNINLIDKLILFPLIFLAGFVDSIAGGGGLISLPAYLFIGLPSHNALATNKLSSSIGTIVSVLRYNHGKAIIFEIGVFSAIFSFIGSFLGARIAMFIPDNILKIVLAILIPIATLFILFRHNSMHKEDNSINFSRMKVIVLSSIIGFFIGAYDGFFGPGTGTFLIIAYVSILSIDHVKASGTAKIVNLASNVSALTAFIIGGKVIFSIGLPAAIFGIAGHWIGSGLALKKGSKIIKPIIIVVLTILFIKILFDII, encoded by the coding sequence ATGAATATAAATTTAATCGATAAACTCATATTATTCCCACTAATATTTTTAGCTGGTTTTGTTGATTCAATAGCCGGTGGAGGTGGATTGATTTCATTGCCGGCCTATTTATTTATAGGTCTTCCAAGTCATAATGCTTTAGCTACAAATAAACTCTCTTCTTCCATAGGAACTATTGTAAGTGTTTTGAGATATAATCATGGAAAAGCTATTATTTTTGAAATAGGAGTATTTTCAGCAATATTTTCTTTTATCGGATCTTTTTTGGGAGCAAGGATTGCAATGTTTATTCCAGATAATATATTGAAAATAGTGTTAGCCATATTGATTCCAATAGCGACGTTATTTATTTTGTTTAGACATAATAGTATGCATAAAGAAGATAATAGCATTAATTTTTCAAGAATGAAGGTAATTGTTTTATCTTCGATAATAGGATTTTTTATTGGTGCGTATGATGGATTCTTTGGACCTGGAACAGGAACCTTTTTAATAATAGCTTATGTATCTATATTATCTATTGATCATGTGAAAGCTTCAGGAACAGCTAAAATTGTAAATTTAGCTTCCAATGTAAGTGCATTAACAGCATTTATAATAGGAGGAAAAGTAATATTTTCAATAGGATTACCAGCTGCAATATTTGGAATAGCAGGACATTGGATTGGTTCGGGTTTAGCGTTAAAAAAAGGGAGTAAAATAATAAAACCTATTATAATAGTAGTATTAACCATATTGTTTATAAAAATATTATTTGATATAATCTAA
- a CDS encoding YdeI/OmpD-associated family protein: MKKYNFIAEIKESKIGKGGAYIEFPYDVEKEFGKKGRIKVVAFFDGVEYRGSLVKMGTDCHILGIQKAIRKKINKDIGDKVEITLYEDTEERKIILNKLLENKLKENNLIEVFEKLSYSRKKEYNNLIENAKKEETKLKRLKKIISELKRG; encoded by the coding sequence ATGAAAAAATATAATTTTATTGCTGAAATAAAAGAATCTAAAATAGGAAAAGGCGGAGCATATATTGAATTCCCATATGATGTGGAAAAAGAGTTTGGAAAAAAAGGAAGAATAAAGGTTGTAGCTTTTTTTGATGGAGTTGAATATAGAGGATCACTAGTAAAAATGGGGACTGATTGTCATATTTTAGGTATTCAAAAGGCTATAAGAAAAAAAATTAATAAAGATATTGGAGATAAAGTTGAAATAACTTTATACGAAGATACTGAAGAAAGAAAAATAATTTTAAATAAATTATTAGAAAACAAATTAAAAGAAAATAATCTAATTGAAGTTTTTGAAAAATTATCTTATTCAAGGAAAAAAGAATATAATAATTTAATTGAAAATGCAAAGAAAGAAGAAACAAAATTAAAAAGACTAAAAAAAATAATTTCTGAATTAAAGAGGGGTTAA
- a CDS encoding sulfite exporter TauE/SafE family protein — translation MLYILVFLAGLFSGFINVIAGGGSLITLPVLNLLGLPIDVANGTNRIGIIFQNITATTKFRKNDVLDLKRAIFLAIPATLGALVGANIVVNIDKALLKSIVGFILIIMSIFLVKKPDLWTKERKVKRNNIISFVVFFLIGIYGGFIQAGVGFFLMSALVLLEGYDLVKTNAIKVFLVLIYTLFAFIVFAVNDQVNYIAGFVLALGSISGGYLGSTFSIKKGAKWIQRVLFIVLIIIGIYYIYNALTK, via the coding sequence ATGTTATATATTTTGGTATTTTTAGCTGGATTATTTAGTGGATTTATTAATGTTATAGCCGGAGGAGGATCTTTAATAACATTACCTGTATTAAATTTATTAGGATTACCTATTGATGTAGCAAATGGTACAAATAGGATTGGAATAATTTTTCAAAATATTACAGCAACTACCAAATTCAGAAAAAATGATGTTTTAGATTTAAAAAGAGCAATATTTTTAGCAATACCAGCTACCTTAGGTGCATTGGTTGGTGCAAATATTGTCGTTAATATAGATAAAGCATTATTAAAAAGTATTGTTGGATTTATATTAATTATTATGAGTATTTTTTTAGTAAAAAAACCTGATTTATGGACAAAAGAAAGAAAAGTAAAAAGGAACAATATTATAAGTTTTGTGGTATTCTTTTTAATCGGTATATATGGTGGGTTTATACAAGCAGGTGTAGGATTCTTTTTAATGTCTGCATTAGTATTATTAGAAGGATATGATTTAGTAAAAACAAATGCAATAAAGGTATTTTTAGTTTTAATATATACATTATTTGCATTTATAGTATTTGCGGTAAATGATCAGGTTAATTATATAGCTGGTTTTGTATTGGCTTTAGGAAGTATTTCAGGTGGATATTTGGGAAGTACATTTTCAATTAAGAAAGGTGCTAAATGGATACAAAGAGTATTATTTATTGTGTTGATCATTATAGGTATTTATTATATTTATAATGCTCTTACAAAATAA
- a CDS encoding alanine racemase codes for MKKIRENTKKVIEKCREKNSEVAAVTKVFAGDKYIIKSIIDSGINILADSRLKNLKKFNDLKIKKMLIRIPMKSEIEEVVKYTDISLNSELETIFEINKYAKIRNKIYEIMLMIDVGDLREGIFFENYNEIYNTVKNVIKLKNIKLKGLGTNFSCFGGVIPSEEKYNILINIKNRLEKDLNIKIKEISGGSSGTLSLIDEINIPKDVNQLRCGASIALGIGLNDMPFEYLHQNTCEFAVELVEIKKKILNNKIKKIGVCIINTPGMKKEYFIPTDKKIKIIDINNDYIILDLTESEKKHNLNDEIFFNLSYGGLLLSMNSPYVRKVYLNNL; via the coding sequence TTGAAAAAAATTAGAGAAAATACAAAAAAAGTAATTGAAAAATGTAGAGAGAAAAATAGTGAGGTTGCTGCTGTAACCAAAGTTTTTGCTGGAGATAAATATATAATTAAAAGCATTATCGATAGTGGTATAAATATATTAGCTGATTCTAGATTGAAGAATTTAAAAAAATTTAATGATTTAAAAATTAAAAAAATGTTGATAAGAATACCTATGAAAAGCGAAATAGAAGAAGTAGTAAAATATACGGACATTTCTTTGAATTCAGAATTAGAAACTATTTTTGAGATTAATAAATATGCTAAAATAAGGAATAAAATATATGAAATAATGTTAATGATAGATGTTGGAGATTTAAGAGAAGGTATTTTCTTTGAAAATTATAATGAAATATATAATACTGTAAAAAATGTTATTAAATTAAAAAATATAAAACTAAAAGGATTAGGAACAAATTTTTCATGTTTTGGTGGAGTAATACCCTCAGAGGAAAAATATAATATATTAATAAATATAAAAAATAGGTTAGAGAAGGATTTAAACATAAAAATAAAAGAAATTTCCGGAGGAAGTTCTGGGACGCTATCTTTAATTGATGAAATAAATATTCCAAAAGATGTAAATCAATTAAGATGTGGGGCATCTATTGCTTTGGGAATAGGTCTTAATGATATGCCGTTTGAATATTTGCATCAAAACACATGCGAATTTGCTGTTGAATTAGTTGAAATAAAAAAGAAGATTTTAAATAATAAAATAAAAAAAATCGGAGTATGTATTATTAATACTCCGGGAATGAAAAAAGAATATTTTATACCAACAGATAAAAAAATAAAGATAATTGATATAAATAATGATTATATAATTCTTGATTTAACCGAATCAGAAAAAAAACATAATTTAAATGATGAAATTTTTTTTAATCTTTCATACGGAGGATTACTTCTTTCAATGAATTCTCCCTATGTAAGAAAAGTTTATTTGAATAATTTATAA
- a CDS encoding M55 family metallopeptidase, whose protein sequence is MKIYISFDFEGLAGVTQWSDVTKGKDFKQYYAMEQLKALLKPLKEHDIVISDSHAMGDNILWEISKEFPNVELISGGIRKYYMMSGIDKSFDRMIFFGYHSGVGELYSTMDHTYSSSSIHNIWINGKYMNETLINAAFGGLFNVPLAMVIGDDKLKKQLNGYFNNLIYVSTKESIGRFSAKFKPMKKLLEEIENATQVMLNYKKEDFTIFTFEKPIEMIVEFSDTLRADMVESMPLVERIDGRKVKLVHDDYKVVFEGLLAMTYITMAAKYL, encoded by the coding sequence ATGAAAATTTACATATCCTTTGATTTTGAGGGGTTAGCTGGAGTTACTCAATGGAGTGATGTTACTAAAGGTAAGGATTTTAAACAGTATTATGCTATGGAACAATTAAAGGCTTTATTAAAACCTTTAAAAGAACATGATATTGTTATTTCCGATTCTCATGCAATGGGAGATAATATTCTCTGGGAAATATCTAAAGAATTTCCAAATGTTGAATTAATAAGTGGGGGTATTAGAAAATATTATATGATGTCAGGAATAGATAAATCTTTTGATAGAATGATATTTTTTGGTTACCATTCTGGTGTTGGAGAATTATATTCAACAATGGATCATACCTATTCAAGCTCTTCTATACACAATATCTGGATAAATGGGAAATATATGAATGAAACTTTGATAAACGCAGCTTTTGGTGGTTTGTTTAATGTACCTTTAGCTATGGTTATTGGTGATGATAAATTAAAAAAACAATTAAATGGATATTTTAATAATCTAATTTATGTATCAACCAAAGAATCTATAGGTAGATTCTCAGCTAAATTTAAACCTATGAAAAAATTATTAGAAGAAATTGAAAATGCTACTCAAGTAATGCTTAATTATAAAAAAGAAGACTTTACAATATTTACTTTTGAAAAGCCAATTGAAATGATTGTAGAATTTTCTGATACTTTAAGGGCAGATATGGTGGAATCAATGCCATTAGTAGAAAGAATAGATGGAAGAAAGGTAAAACTGGTTCATGATGATTACAAAGTTGTTTTTGAAGGATTATTAGCTATGACTTATATAACAATGGCTGCTAAATATTTATAA
- a CDS encoding DegV family protein: MVKIVTDSAADLPKEIIEKYNIIVIPLNVEIDGVSYQDGVSISAEEFQNKMLRTEKLPKTSQPSPELFREAFEKIINDGDEVLCLTISSKLSGTVQAANLAKNLIGENNKIHIFDTLGASSGEGVQVIKAAEMASEGYSLEEIINELKKLRDEITILILLDTLENIVKGGRLSKFRGTIAKILNFKIILHNNEGAVEMLERVRGRKKFHLKVLELIEKSKVDFREKIVGITHVNNREDAEYFKNIIQEKYKPKEIYINYMGSTLATYAGNKGIIISF, translated from the coding sequence ATGGTAAAGATAGTAACTGACAGTGCGGCTGATTTACCTAAAGAAATAATTGAAAAGTATAATATTATAGTTATTCCTTTAAATGTTGAAATTGATGGAGTTAGTTATCAAGATGGAGTTTCAATTTCAGCTGAAGAGTTTCAAAATAAAATGTTACGTACTGAGAAACTTCCAAAAACTTCACAGCCATCTCCAGAGTTATTTAGAGAGGCTTTTGAAAAAATTATAAATGATGGGGATGAAGTGTTGTGTTTAACAATTTCTTCGAAATTAAGTGGAACTGTTCAAGCGGCTAATTTGGCCAAAAATTTAATTGGAGAAAACAATAAAATTCATATTTTTGATACTCTTGGAGCTTCATCAGGAGAAGGAGTTCAGGTTATTAAAGCTGCAGAAATGGCTTCTGAAGGATATTCTCTAGAAGAGATAATTAATGAACTAAAAAAACTTAGAGATGAAATTACTATACTAATATTGTTGGATACACTTGAAAATATAGTAAAAGGTGGAAGATTAAGTAAATTTCGTGGTACAATAGCCAAGATATTAAATTTCAAGATTATTTTACATAATAATGAAGGCGCAGTAGAAATGCTTGAAAGAGTTAGAGGCAGAAAGAAATTTCATTTAAAAGTCTTGGAGTTAATAGAAAAAAGCAAAGTGGATTTTCGTGAAAAAATAGTAGGTATAACTCATGTAAATAATAGAGAAGATGCAGAATATTTTAAAAATATAATTCAGGAAAAATATAAACCTAAAGAAATATATATAAATTATATGGGCTCGACACTTGCAACATATGCAGGAAATAAAGGTATAATAATCTCCTTTTAA